A genome region from Coprococcus phoceensis includes the following:
- a CDS encoding sensor histidine kinase, producing MYIRSGELVTILGVKWQIKSKLIKSLRSRLVLLIMITSILPCIVLKETLLKQYEENAVSLKSAEVQNQGTILCNQLSSSNYLEGTASEAINSEILQLSNIYNGRVMVIDSEYRIVKDTFGTEEGKTIISSDVVQCFDGKSTNHYDAKERYIEVTSPIMAGSGKEIIGVVLISISADSILDTLEMLESNANIILGMTVLLLVVIVSFLSNKMVKPFARITQAIEDVTEGYDNDYLKENAYTETKQISDAFNKMLGRLKVLDDSRQEFVSNVSHELKTPLTSMKVLADSLLAQEDVPVELYQEFMGDITEEIERENKIINDLLSLVKMDKTASDLNVKPENINELVERILKRVRPIAAVRNIEVVFESFRPVTAEVDEVKLSLAISNLVENAIKYNKEDGWVHVSLNADHKYFYVKVADSGIGIPEESIEHIFERFYRVDKSHSREIGGTGLGLAIARNAIVMHRGAVKVYSEEGTGTTFTVRVPLNYIV from the coding sequence ATGTATATACGAAGTGGGGAGTTGGTTACTATTTTAGGGGTTAAATGGCAGATTAAAAGTAAACTTATTAAAAGTCTGCGTTCCAGACTTGTTCTGCTCATTATGATTACCAGTATACTTCCGTGTATCGTATTGAAAGAGACGCTTTTGAAGCAGTATGAGGAGAATGCGGTTTCACTAAAAAGTGCTGAAGTACAGAATCAGGGAACGATTCTGTGTAATCAGTTGAGCAGTTCTAATTACTTGGAAGGAACTGCTTCAGAGGCAATCAACTCAGAGATTTTGCAGTTGTCGAATATTTATAATGGGCGAGTGATGGTGATTGACTCAGAATATCGCATTGTGAAGGACACTTTCGGAACAGAAGAAGGAAAGACGATCATCTCCTCTGATGTTGTTCAGTGTTTTGACGGGAAATCGACGAACCATTATGATGCGAAGGAGCGTTATATTGAGGTGACGTCCCCTATTATGGCGGGAAGCGGTAAAGAGATTATCGGAGTTGTTCTCATTAGCATCTCTGCGGATAGTATTTTGGATACATTGGAGATGCTGGAATCAAATGCCAATATTATTTTAGGGATGACAGTATTACTTTTGGTTGTCATAGTATCGTTTCTTTCTAATAAGATGGTCAAACCGTTTGCGAGAATCACTCAGGCGATTGAGGATGTGACAGAAGGGTATGACAATGACTATCTGAAAGAGAATGCCTATACGGAAACGAAACAGATTTCTGATGCGTTTAACAAGATGTTGGGACGTTTGAAGGTATTGGATGACTCTAGACAGGAGTTTGTATCCAATGTGTCGCATGAATTGAAGACGCCGCTTACGTCTATGAAAGTACTTGCAGATTCACTTCTTGCACAGGAGGATGTGCCGGTGGAACTATATCAGGAATTTATGGGAGATATTACAGAGGAGATTGAGCGTGAGAACAAGATTATCAACGATTTACTCTCTCTTGTAAAGATGGATAAGACAGCCTCTGATCTGAATGTAAAACCGGAGAATATTAACGAGTTGGTAGAACGGATATTGAAGCGGGTGCGCCCGATTGCGGCAGTGCGCAATATAGAAGTTGTGTTTGAAAGTTTTCGACCGGTAACAGCAGAAGTCGATGAAGTAAAGCTTTCTCTTGCTATATCGAATTTAGTGGAGAATGCAATCAAGTACAATAAAGAAGATGGGTGGGTACATGTGTCACTCAACGCGGATCACAAATATTTTTATGTGAAGGTTGCAGATTCTGGAATTGGAATACCGGAGGAGTCGATTGAACATATTTTTGAGAGATTTTATCGTGTGGATAAATCGCACTCTAGAGAGATTGGCGGAACAGGGCTTGGATTGGCGATTGCGAGAAATGCGATCGTCATGCACCGTGGAGCTGTGAAGGTATACAGTGAAGAGGGGACAGGAACAACCTTTACCGTGCGTGTTCCACTGAACTATATTGTGTAA
- a CDS encoding GerMN domain-containing protein, which produces MKKRIYAAVLFLCMILASGCTSGKHMEDAGMYIYYLNTDDDALEKQEYENNSEKAETVVKDMLKELKKAPESIEMKSVFPKEVKVESFEIKDNCLELHFNKAYEKMKKSREVLCRAAVVQTLVQVDGIDFVSFYVGDDVLKDREGIPIGLMSADDFVQNTGSSLNSYQVTSLNLYFSNEDGTKLVSEKINDVHYSSNTSIEKLIVEQLMRGPASSKAQATIPKDTKLLGVSVKDGICYVNLDSTFLTEGYNQKPEVAIYSTVNSIIESGNASRVQILVNGASDVTYKGSIQLDRPLEWNSELIEEKKEE; this is translated from the coding sequence ATGAAAAAAAGAATATATGCAGCGGTGTTGTTTCTGTGCATGATACTTGCAAGTGGCTGTACGTCAGGGAAACATATGGAAGATGCGGGAATGTATATTTACTATCTGAATACCGATGATGATGCGTTGGAAAAGCAAGAGTATGAAAACAACTCGGAGAAAGCGGAGACTGTCGTGAAAGATATGCTTAAGGAGCTTAAAAAAGCGCCGGAGTCGATTGAGATGAAGTCGGTATTCCCAAAAGAAGTCAAGGTGGAATCATTCGAGATCAAAGACAATTGTCTGGAATTGCATTTTAATAAAGCATATGAAAAAATGAAAAAGTCAAGGGAAGTACTTTGCAGGGCGGCAGTTGTGCAGACGCTTGTTCAGGTTGATGGCATTGATTTTGTATCTTTTTATGTTGGTGATGACGTGCTGAAAGATCGAGAAGGTATACCGATTGGATTGATGAGTGCGGATGATTTTGTACAAAATACAGGATCTTCTTTGAACAGTTATCAAGTGACGTCGCTGAATCTTTATTTTTCAAACGAGGATGGAACAAAACTTGTGAGTGAAAAGATTAATGACGTGCATTACAGCAGCAATACCTCTATCGAAAAATTGATTGTGGAACAATTGATGCGGGGGCCGGCATCCAGCAAGGCGCAGGCGACGATCCCGAAGGACACAAAGCTGCTGGGAGTATCTGTAAAAGATGGCATTTGCTATGTGAATCTGGATTCCACATTTTTGACGGAAGGTTATAATCAGAAGCCGGAGGTGGCAATTTACTCGACTGTAAATTCCATTATCGAAAGTGGGAATGCGAGCCGTGTACAGATATTGGTCAACGGTGCAAGTGATGTGACGTATAAGGGAAGTATCCAATTGGATCGTCCCTTGGAATGGAATTCAGAATTAATCGAGGAGAAAAAAGAAGAATGA
- a CDS encoding DNA internalization-related competence protein ComEC/Rec2, which yields MKKRPLCYVCLVFLLIKSVLLLLTGGQSGGLSADSIFQEEKEKEVILQGQVYQKTSTSKMQILYLKNNSINSQNESFYESKIIVYDKTFQNIAIGKTVKLRGKANVFETAHNPGNFDQRQYYAKQNIYGMVWGEQIMEVSGKTNRLMNSLYGLKQAWKEKLTETMGEKNGAVLSAILLSEKKEMDAEIKELYQKNGIGHVLAISGLHISFIGLSVYQIFRKVGSPYFVAGIGSGILLFLYVLMIGLSVSVIRAAIMLLLRIGADMTGRVYDMATGLFFAGAVTVLWQPLYLADAGFLLSYGAILGILTILPAIEKLFPCKYQIVKGMYASIGINLMLFPVLLYFYFEFPLYSLLLNIAVIPMMSWVLGLGLIGSLFLPICQPIGMVLVKVCGIFLELFEWMSRSAGRLPGARMVFGQPAWWQISAYYLFVFGSVILVLKCNKKELFRFLRRSVWCVFPMILFWFSIGHGTGGKLFVTVIDVGQGDGILLRGPKNGTYLIDGGSSDVKEVGKYRIEPFLKSQGIGTLDYVLISHGDSDHYSGVEEMITRQDVGVRIKNLVLPATYQQDEALTKLSALAKKAGIRVLVIRPGMRLQEGDLQVTCIQPEEEFPGEIGNASSMVLDICYQKFGMLCTGDVEEKGEEILLEQVEKKVYSVLKVAHHGSKNSTKEELLKIIQPNISLISAGKGNRYGHPHKETLERLNAIDSAVYSTIENGAITLKSDGNTLSIVGFH from the coding sequence ATGAAAAAAAGACCATTATGTTATGTGTGTCTGGTCTTTTTACTGATAAAAAGCGTGCTCCTGCTTCTGACAGGCGGGCAGTCGGGAGGACTGTCTGCCGATTCTATTTTTCAGGAAGAGAAAGAAAAAGAAGTCATCTTGCAGGGGCAGGTATATCAAAAGACGAGCACATCAAAGATGCAGATCTTGTATCTAAAAAACAATTCTATAAACAGTCAAAATGAATCATTTTATGAATCCAAGATAATAGTATATGATAAGACATTTCAAAATATTGCGATTGGGAAAACGGTCAAATTGCGTGGGAAAGCCAATGTGTTTGAAACGGCACACAATCCGGGGAATTTTGACCAAAGGCAATATTATGCAAAACAAAATATTTATGGCATGGTCTGGGGTGAACAGATTATGGAAGTGAGTGGAAAGACTAATCGACTTATGAATTCTCTTTACGGTCTGAAGCAGGCATGGAAGGAGAAGCTGACAGAGACGATGGGTGAAAAAAATGGCGCTGTTTTAAGTGCGATTTTATTGAGTGAGAAGAAGGAGATGGATGCAGAGATCAAGGAGCTGTATCAGAAAAATGGGATAGGACATGTTTTGGCAATTTCAGGACTTCATATATCTTTTATTGGACTGAGTGTGTATCAGATTTTTCGAAAAGTCGGAAGTCCTTATTTTGTTGCCGGGATCGGATCTGGTATACTGCTTTTTCTGTATGTCTTAATGATCGGTTTATCTGTGTCAGTGATACGTGCTGCGATTATGCTTTTACTTCGCATTGGTGCAGATATGACAGGAAGAGTCTATGATATGGCTACTGGATTATTCTTCGCAGGGGCAGTGACTGTTCTTTGGCAGCCATTATACCTTGCAGACGCCGGATTTTTACTCTCATACGGAGCGATACTTGGGATCTTAACCATTCTTCCTGCAATAGAAAAACTGTTCCCGTGCAAATATCAGATTGTGAAAGGGATGTATGCGAGCATAGGCATTAATCTAATGCTGTTTCCGGTGCTTTTGTACTTTTATTTTGAATTTCCACTATATTCACTTTTATTGAATATAGCAGTGATACCGATGATGTCGTGGGTTCTGGGACTTGGACTTATCGGCAGCTTGTTTTTGCCAATCTGTCAGCCGATAGGTATGGTTTTGGTAAAAGTGTGTGGAATATTTTTGGAACTGTTTGAGTGGATGAGTCGATCCGCAGGACGATTGCCGGGGGCGAGAATGGTGTTTGGACAGCCGGCGTGGTGGCAGATCAGTGCTTACTATCTTTTCGTATTTGGGAGTGTTATTCTTGTGTTGAAATGTAACAAAAAAGAATTGTTTCGGTTTCTTAGAAGGAGTGTGTGGTGTGTGTTTCCAATGATTCTGTTTTGGTTTTCCATCGGTCATGGGACAGGAGGAAAGCTTTTCGTGACGGTAATTGATGTGGGACAGGGAGACGGTATTCTGCTTCGAGGACCGAAAAATGGAACTTACCTGATTGACGGGGGAAGCAGTGATGTCAAAGAAGTAGGGAAATATCGGATAGAACCTTTTTTGAAATCACAGGGGATTGGAACTTTAGACTATGTCCTGATCTCGCATGGAGACAGTGATCATTACAGTGGCGTTGAGGAGATGATCACAAGACAGGATGTCGGGGTAAGAATCAAAAACCTTGTGCTTCCGGCAACTTATCAACAAGATGAGGCGTTAACAAAACTCTCAGCACTTGCAAAAAAAGCTGGAATAAGGGTGTTGGTAATTCGTCCCGGCATGAGACTCCAGGAAGGGGATCTTCAGGTGACCTGCATTCAACCAGAGGAGGAGTTCCCAGGGGAAATCGGAAATGCTTCCTCTATGGTACTTGATATCTGTTATCAGAAGTTTGGTATGCTTTGTACAGGTGATGTTGAGGAAAAAGGGGAGGAAATTTTGCTGGAGCAGGTGGAAAAAAAGGTGTATTCGGTGCTGAAAGTGGCACATCACGGGTCAAAAAATTCGACCAAGGAAGAGCTTTTAAAGATAATCCAGCCAAATATTTCGCTAATCTCGGCTGGGAAAGGAAACCGATACGGGCATCCGCATAAAGAGACACTGGAGAGACTGAACGCTATAGACAGTGCAGTTTATAGTACAATTGAAAATGGGGCGATCACATTGAAAAGTGATGGAAATACGCTTTCGATTGTCGGATTTCATTGA
- the holA gene encoding DNA polymerase III subunit delta, producing MKSLNEDLKTGQLKQIYLLYGEEAYLKKQYKDKLHYAIVPPDDTMNYAYYEGKGINAKEVIDLAETLPFFAERRLIILANSGFFKNASPELSDYIKELPETTSMIFVESEIDKRGKLYKAVKDKGRVVELGRQDESTLLRWIAGSVRRENKQVTEQVIRFFLTKVGTDMENIQRELEKLFCYTLDKSEITAQDVEEICTTQITNQIFDMVNAVAEKQQRKALDYYYDLVALKEPPMRILFLLTRQFRLLLEVKDMDKRGYPRKEIASKVGLHPFVVGKYQEQARAFSSKALREIIEDSVDMEEAVKTGRLSDMLGVELFIMKYSAK from the coding sequence ATGAAAAGTCTGAATGAAGATTTGAAAACCGGACAATTGAAACAGATATATCTTTTGTATGGCGAAGAGGCATATTTAAAAAAACAGTATAAAGACAAGCTGCACTATGCGATTGTTCCACCGGATGATACGATGAATTACGCATACTATGAAGGAAAAGGAATTAACGCGAAAGAAGTCATTGATCTTGCTGAGACGCTGCCGTTTTTTGCAGAGCGCAGATTGATTATTTTGGCAAACAGCGGATTTTTTAAGAATGCGTCTCCGGAACTTTCGGATTATATCAAGGAACTTCCGGAGACCACTTCTATGATTTTTGTCGAGAGTGAGATCGATAAGCGAGGGAAGCTTTATAAGGCGGTAAAAGATAAAGGAAGGGTCGTGGAGCTCGGACGGCAGGATGAGTCGACACTTCTTCGGTGGATTGCGGGGAGTGTGAGGCGCGAGAATAAGCAGGTCACGGAGCAGGTAATTCGGTTCTTTTTGACAAAGGTTGGAACTGATATGGAGAATATCCAAAGGGAACTGGAAAAATTATTCTGCTATACATTGGACAAGTCGGAGATTACCGCACAGGATGTGGAAGAGATCTGTACGACACAGATTACAAATCAGATCTTTGATATGGTCAATGCAGTTGCAGAAAAGCAGCAGAGAAAGGCACTTGATTATTATTATGATCTAGTGGCGCTGAAAGAGCCGCCGATGCGAATTTTGTTCTTGTTGACCAGACAGTTTCGACTGCTTTTGGAAGTTAAGGACATGGACAAAAGAGGATATCCACGAAAAGAGATTGCATCAAAAGTGGGATTGCATCCATTTGTAGTGGGAAAATATCAGGAGCAGGCAAGGGCATTTTCAAGCAAGGCACTTCGTGAAATTATTGAAGACAGCGTGGATATGGAAGAGGCTGTCAAGACGGGGCGGCTGAGTGATATGCTTGGGGTAGAGCTGTTTATAATGAAGTATTCCGCAAAATAA
- the lepA gene encoding translation elongation factor 4, protein MAGIDQSKIRNFCIIAHIDHGKSTLADRIIEKTGLLTSREMQSQVLDNMELERERGITIKAQTVRIVYKAKDGEEYIFNLIDTPGHVDFNYEVSRSLAACDGAILVVDAAQGVEAQTLANVYLALDHDLDVVPVINKIDLPSADPERVIEEIEDVIGIEAEDAPRISAKTGLNIEDVLEQIVAKIPAPTGDPKAPLQALIFDSLYDSYKGVIVFCRIKEGTVKKGTSIQMMATGAKAEVVEVGYFGAGQFIPCEELSAGMVGYITASLKNVKDTRVGDTVTDANRPCKEPLPGYKKVQPMVYCGLYPADGAKYQDLRDALEKLQLNDAALQFEPETSIALGFGFRCGFLGLLHLEIIQERLEREYNLDLVTTAPGVIYKVYKTNGEVIELTNPSNLPDPAEIDYMEEPVVKAEIMVTSEFIGAIMDLCQERRGIYQGMEYIEETRAVLRYILPLNEIIYDFFDALKSRSRGYASFDYEMAGYERSELVKLDILINKEEVDALSFIVHSGTAYERGRKMCEKLKEEIPRQLFEIPIQAAIGSKVIARETVKAMRKDVLAKCYGGDISRKRKLLEKQKEGKKRMRQVGNVEIPQKAFMSVLKLDDK, encoded by the coding sequence GTGGCAGGAATAGATCAGAGTAAAATACGAAATTTTTGTATTATTGCGCATATTGACCATGGAAAGTCAACATTGGCAGACCGGATCATTGAGAAGACCGGATTATTGACAAGCCGTGAGATGCAGTCTCAGGTGCTTGATAACATGGAATTGGAACGCGAGCGTGGAATTACGATCAAAGCGCAGACGGTTCGTATTGTATATAAGGCAAAAGATGGTGAAGAATATATATTTAATTTAATTGATACTCCGGGGCATGTGGATTTCAATTATGAAGTTTCCCGAAGCCTTGCGGCGTGTGACGGGGCGATTCTTGTCGTGGATGCGGCACAGGGAGTAGAGGCGCAGACATTGGCAAATGTATATCTGGCATTGGATCATGATTTGGATGTTGTGCCGGTGATTAATAAGATCGACCTTCCAAGTGCGGATCCGGAACGGGTGATAGAAGAGATTGAGGATGTCATCGGAATCGAGGCGGAAGATGCACCGCGTATTTCTGCAAAAACAGGACTGAATATCGAAGATGTACTAGAGCAGATCGTGGCAAAGATTCCGGCGCCGACAGGAGATCCGAAAGCTCCGCTTCAGGCGTTGATTTTTGATTCTCTGTATGATTCCTATAAGGGAGTGATTGTGTTTTGCCGTATCAAAGAAGGAACGGTGAAAAAAGGGACATCGATTCAGATGATGGCGACAGGAGCGAAGGCAGAAGTCGTGGAAGTTGGATATTTTGGGGCGGGGCAGTTCATTCCTTGCGAGGAATTAAGTGCGGGAATGGTTGGATATATTACCGCCAGTTTGAAAAATGTGAAAGATACTCGTGTTGGTGATACCGTGACAGATGCGAACAGACCTTGCAAAGAACCACTTCCGGGATATAAAAAGGTGCAGCCGATGGTATACTGCGGACTCTATCCGGCAGATGGGGCGAAATATCAGGATTTGAGAGATGCGCTGGAAAAACTGCAGCTCAATGACGCCGCACTTCAGTTTGAGCCGGAGACATCGATTGCACTTGGATTTGGTTTCCGATGTGGTTTTTTAGGATTGTTGCATTTGGAAATTATTCAGGAGCGTTTGGAGAGAGAGTACAATCTGGATCTTGTGACAACCGCTCCGGGCGTTATTTACAAAGTTTATAAGACAAATGGAGAAGTGATTGAACTGACAAATCCGTCGAATCTTCCGGATCCGGCTGAAATCGATTATATGGAAGAGCCGGTTGTGAAAGCTGAGATTATGGTTACGTCTGAATTTATCGGAGCGATCATGGATCTTTGCCAGGAACGTCGAGGGATTTATCAGGGAATGGAGTATATCGAAGAGACAAGAGCAGTGCTTCGCTATATTCTTCCTTTGAATGAGATTATTTATGATTTCTTCGATGCGTTAAAATCGCGTTCTAGAGGATATGCGTCATTTGACTATGAGATGGCAGGATATGAACGGTCAGAACTTGTGAAATTGGATATTCTTATTAATAAAGAAGAAGTCGATGCATTATCTTTTATTGTCCATAGTGGGACTGCATACGAACGTGGACGTAAGATGTGTGAAAAATTAAAAGAAGAGATTCCAAGACAGCTGTTTGAGATTCCGATTCAGGCGGCAATCGGAAGCAAAGTCATCGCGCGGGAGACAGTGAAGGCGATGCGAAAAGACGTGCTGGCAAAATGCTACGGTGGTGATATTTCCCGTAAGAGAAAGCTTTTGGAAAAGCAAAAAGAAGGGAAGAAGAGAATGCGTCAGGTTGGAAACGTAGAGATTCCGCAGAAAGCATTCATGAGCGTGTTGAAACTAGATGATAAATAG
- the hemW gene encoding radical SAM family heme chaperone HemW yields the protein MKNELELYLHIPFCVRKCAYCDFLSSPENGETIENYVEALIREIKAYQALSLNDIVVTIFLGGGTPSVLEGNQMERIFEALHEVFEIAEDAEITVEANPGTVTQEKLSAYRKLGINRISFGLQSADNGELKLLGRIHTYEQFLESYEMARTAGFTNINIDLISAIPKQTVRSWEETLKRIIRLKPEHISAYSLIIEEGTSFAKLYGEGSPLERDLPSEEEERLMYEKTEEILGENGYHRYEISNYAKEGMECRHNLGYWERKNYLGLGLGASSLLDNRRYSNTENLREYTECAGQPEKIRKNTEHLTEEEQMEEFIFLGLRKMNGISEQAFWNCFQKTIWDCYGENIRKVMEKGLLKQREGCLSLTKKGIDVSNYVFAEILYQ from the coding sequence ATGAAAAACGAACTGGAATTATATCTTCATATTCCGTTTTGTGTAAGGAAATGTGCCTACTGTGATTTCCTTTCAAGCCCGGAAAATGGGGAAACAATAGAAAATTATGTGGAGGCACTGATAAGAGAGATCAAAGCTTACCAAGCCCTGTCCCTAAATGACATAGTAGTGACTATTTTTTTGGGCGGAGGTACGCCGTCTGTTTTAGAAGGAAATCAAATGGAGCGAATTTTTGAGGCGTTACATGAGGTGTTTGAGATTGCAGAAGATGCAGAGATTACAGTGGAGGCAAATCCTGGAACCGTGACACAAGAGAAGCTGTCTGCCTATCGAAAACTTGGTATCAATCGTATCAGTTTTGGTTTACAGTCGGCAGACAATGGAGAATTGAAGCTACTTGGAAGAATCCATACATATGAGCAATTTTTGGAAAGCTATGAGATGGCAAGAACGGCAGGATTCACGAATATCAACATAGATTTGATTTCGGCAATTCCAAAGCAGACAGTAAGAAGCTGGGAAGAGACACTAAAGCGAATTATACGCCTCAAGCCGGAACATATTTCGGCATATAGTTTGATTATTGAAGAGGGCACGTCATTCGCAAAACTGTATGGAGAAGGCAGCCCACTGGAGCGAGATCTTCCAAGTGAGGAGGAAGAGCGTCTCATGTATGAAAAGACCGAAGAAATATTAGGCGAAAATGGATATCATCGTTATGAGATTTCCAATTATGCAAAAGAGGGAATGGAATGTCGGCATAATTTAGGATACTGGGAACGGAAAAATTATCTAGGACTCGGACTTGGAGCGTCGTCTTTATTAGATAACAGACGTTATAGTAATACTGAGAATCTAAGAGAATATACAGAGTGTGCAGGACAGCCAGAGAAGATCAGAAAAAACACAGAGCATCTGACGGAGGAAGAGCAGATGGAAGAATTTATTTTTTTAGGACTTCGGAAGATGAATGGCATTTCAGAACAGGCTTTTTGGAATTGTTTCCAAAAAACAATTTGGGACTGCTACGGAGAAAATATCAGGAAAGTCATGGAAAAAGGTTTGTTAAAGCAACGGGAAGGCTGTTTAAGTCTGACAAAAAAAGGAATCGATGTGAGTAACTATGTATTTGCAGAAATACTATATCAATAA